Part of the Microcoleus sp. AS-A8 genome, TGGTGAAGTTTCAGCGTCAGGTGCATTCTCTGGTGGAATCCAAGATTATTAAGCCTAACGACAGCCTGTGGAAAATCGCCCTGCTGTATGGAGATGAATGGTCTTACTGGAAGAAAGAGCTCCTTGAATTTGGCTTCACCATGCAAGATCCAATTGGAGACTTACTGGCAGTAGAAGCCTGGGATGAAGAATAGAGGCGTGAGGGACTTAGGTGGAAGTTTCATGCAGAAAGTTCCACCTCCAAGCCAAAAGCGACGCTCAGCTCGACTGGGCATCTGCTAAAGCTTGAGCTAGTTCTTCAGCGGTTTGATAGCGATCGCGCACTTTCGGTTCACAGACTCGCTCAATCACATGCCGTAGATGGGGCGTGATGGTCGGAACATTGGACACATCAAACCCATATCCAGAGCCGCGCTTGCGGTAATATTTTAGGGGGGCTTCACCCGTGAGCAGAAAAATTAACGTTGGACCAATCGCATAAAGATCAGATTGCGTGACCGGATTTCCCCGGTCTTGTTCTGGAGAACTGTAGCCCTCAGCCCCTATGCGAGTTCTGTGAGCTGTACCACTCTCTTTGACTGCGCCAAAATCCAGTACAACAATTTGATTATCCCGATGGCGTACCATTAGATTTGCCGGTTTAATATCTCGGTGGATCAGGGGGGGTTGGCAGGAATGGATGTAGTTCAGGATGTCACAAGTCTGAATCATCCACTCGATGGCCTGTTTCGGCGTGACAGGACCTGAGCGCGAGACGCGTTGCTCCAAATCCTGACCGTGAATTAACTCCATCGCCAGATATTTTTTACCCTCTTCGACAAAGAAGTCGTAATACTTGGGAATCCCTGGATGCGCTAGCGTCTTCAGGGTACGAGCCTCTCGTTCAAACAGTTCTTGGGCTTTAGTAATTTGAGCCATGTCCTCATTCATTTCCTTGAGGACAAGCAAGCTAGGACGTCCGTAACCACTCGTCTGTTTATCCCAAGCCAGATAAGTCGTGCCCATTCCCCCTTGCCCCAATGTCCGCAAGACTTGATACTGCCGAATGCTGCGCTGGATGGCAACCAAGGGTTGACCGCAATGCATACAGAACAAGTTGGTCTTTGGGTTGCCTGGGTGGGTACAGCCTTCGATGGGAGGGGGGTGTAAAGGGTCATGCTTCAAAGGGGTAAAGCCTTGCTCATGACCCTCGACCGTTGGCGGACGATGCGCGGAACCTATCGACCCATTCCCCATTACGGTGGGTTCCTCTCGTTGGAATTTCAGTAAAGGGCCTTCTCGTGCCAGTTGGATCAACGCCTCATCGGGCACCAACCCCCGCGATACCAGTACACCGTTGAGGAAGGTACCATTTGTCCCCTGATTGATGAGCTGCCACAAATTTCCCGATGCAGAAGAGCTTGCCCGGAGTTCCAAGTGATGTCGTGAAACCAAGGGGTCATCAAGAATAATGTCATTATCAGGAGATCGACCAATCCGAATGGTGGATTGGCTCTGGAAATTCCACTGTTGCAGGGGGGTGGATGCCTGGGGATGTAAAAGGGTCAGCGTGACCATATGTGAGTAAAAAATAAAAAGGCAGAAGTAGGGATGATTTCTGGCCTTTGCCTTTTGCGGAATTTATTTATAAAGGAGTTGCTGTTGCTCAAAGTTGGGTCGTACCTTCACCCGAATCAGGATGGCCGTAATATTGTCGTGCCCATTGTGATCGTTCGCTAGTTCGATTAACTGTAGAATACCCTGATCGAGATTGGCACGGGAACTAAGTAAGGGGGCAAGGTGGGTCTGCCAGTGAGTCTCGACAAGATCATTATCGGACAGACCGTCGGAACACATAATAAATAATGTATCTTCATTAAGTTCCAACATCTGTACATCAGGATTAACGAATTGTTCACCGCGCGGTCCCAAGGCTTGAGTCAGCTGGTTCGCGTCGGGGCGCTTGAAGGCAATTTCTGGGTCTACCCCCCGAATGATTTCTCGTTGAGCTACCTCGTGATCGACCGTGAGTTGCTCTAAGCCCCGCTTGCGAGTCAGGCGGTAGAGGCGACTATCCCCGACATGAGCGATCGCCACATTGGTATTCTGGATCAACATCATGACGAGGGTCGTGCCCATGCGACCACTACCAGAACGAGCATTTTTCTCGTTGACTTCATAAATTGCCTGATTCGCGATACGTACTCCCTCACGGACAATTTCTTCGCTGGGCAATTGCTCATCCTGCCAATGCTCTTGAAAGTAGCGCCGGATGGCCTCAACCGCCATGCCACTGGCTACTTCTCCGGACGCATGTCCTCCCATTCCGTCACAGAGAATATATAAACCGCGAGCCTGTACTGACCGACCCATGGGATTTTCCACTTTCTGGATCAGGGTCTGGATGCCAAAGGAATCCTCATTATGCTCCCGTTGGTGACCGATATCCGTGCAACCCGCGTCATCTAGACTTAGTAGCTGCATCGGTAAAATCAACGTTGGTAGCTCATCGCCTTCATTAGTGCTCATAGCTTCATGAGGAATTCTTGGGAGTTGAGTGCGTCCAGTTTCGGCGGGTGTATCGGCGACTAGGCTATCTGCCGACTCAGCATCATCAGAATTAGGATTTGGGTTGAATTGGGAGGTCATGGCTTCGTGTTGACGGGCGATAGATTCCAAGCGCGATCGCAGTTCGTGAATTGTTTCAATTTCTTGAGTACACATCTGCTGGAAAAGGCCAGCTAAGGACATATATTGCGTCCGCTGGGACTGGTCAAATAACCGTTGCCACATTTGACCCAAATTTTGTAGGGTCAGTGGTTGTTCTGTCGGGTCTGGATACAAGCGAACCAAGCCCAAGGCTTGGTCTTCATCCACCCGTAAATTCGTCGTTTCCAACAGGCTTTGACGACAATGCCAGGGTTCTAGTGCCTGCCAGAGTTTGGCCATTTCATCGAGCCAGTATAAAATTTGCAATGTAGAAAGCTGTTCGCTGTCCCAC contains:
- a CDS encoding serine/threonine-protein kinase, with translation MVTLTLLHPQASTPLQQWNFQSQSTIRIGRSPDNDIILDDPLVSRHHLELRASSSASGNLWQLINQGTNGTFLNGVLVSRGLVPDEALIQLAREGPLLKFQREEPTVMGNGSIGSAHRPPTVEGHEQGFTPLKHDPLHPPPIEGCTHPGNPKTNLFCMHCGQPLVAIQRSIRQYQVLRTLGQGGMGTTYLAWDKQTSGYGRPSLLVLKEMNEDMAQITKAQELFEREARTLKTLAHPGIPKYYDFFVEEGKKYLAMELIHGQDLEQRVSRSGPVTPKQAIEWMIQTCDILNYIHSCQPPLIHRDIKPANLMVRHRDNQIVVLDFGAVKESGTAHRTRIGAEGYSSPEQDRGNPVTQSDLYAIGPTLIFLLTGEAPLKYYRKRGSGYGFDVSNVPTITPHLRHVIERVCEPKVRDRYQTAEELAQALADAQSS
- a CDS encoding DUF4327 family protein, with the translated sequence MTQQVTHPMVKFQRQVHSLVESKIIKPNDSLWKIALLYGDEWSYWKKELLEFGFTMQDPIGDLLAVEAWDEE
- a CDS encoding serine/threonine phosphatase — translated: MLVCPKCQFENPNTNKFCQSCGTSLIHKTCHECEAQVPVTAETCHNCGAFTGTVWRAIFSKDPNFLISGKDEQAAPLEVSDPSATDTDPAEELPIEVPLADQDERPQPGTLATTPVPSWESALPPLEDEREDDTVPFTTAEDLEAIAEEEVTQPLSTQLQSKFTEGTPNGTSEQGDVCSPTPTVVYLDNQQRYRLIEPESLNWAATDAEPGYGLSVRVLDCQPFQKSPLEALLEQQQGGSETFDIRLRSAPTSPTDPWNVRGIPGIAQPYLALKASYYQTLPAVHDAWQQAGEAVVLLEDRSEWQLLRELWDSEQLSTLQILYWLDEMAKLWQALEPWHCRQSLLETTNLRVDEDQALGLVRLYPDPTEQPLTLQNLGQMWQRLFDQSQRTQYMSLAGLFQQMCTQEIETIHELRSRLESIARQHEAMTSQFNPNPNSDDAESADSLVADTPAETGRTQLPRIPHEAMSTNEGDELPTLILPMQLLSLDDAGCTDIGHQREHNEDSFGIQTLIQKVENPMGRSVQARGLYILCDGMGGHASGEVASGMAVEAIRRYFQEHWQDEQLPSEEIVREGVRIANQAIYEVNEKNARSGSGRMGTTLVMMLIQNTNVAIAHVGDSRLYRLTRKRGLEQLTVDHEVAQREIIRGVDPEIAFKRPDANQLTQALGPRGEQFVNPDVQMLELNEDTLFIMCSDGLSDNDLVETHWQTHLAPLLSSRANLDQGILQLIELANDHNGHDNITAILIRVKVRPNFEQQQLLYK